TATCCACACGGTTGGTTGCAGCAATCACCTACAGAGAAGCAAGAATACCAGCCTAGCAGGATCCACCAGCTCTCTTGTGCCATGAGATCACCTTCCTCGGGAAGGGCTTGCAACCCCCCACTGGGGCTTGATAATACCAGGGCTGCCTCTTGAAGGGAGAGAGTTACCTTGACTTGTGTGTTGGGTTGGAATCCATCAAGTTGGTTCagaagctccagcatggtcctCTGCACTTCCCGGTCGCCAGCCTTCTCGCTGTCAAATCTGGAGAAGGAATACAGGAAACTGAGTCAACTCTGCTCATGCCTGTAACTCCCCCAGGTGCCCTCATACCACCTAGAATACCCCAACaccagcctccctccctctctttcatGTTTTGGTCTTCCAAAATGTACATGGGCATCATTTGGGTCTCACTGGGCCCAAACCATTTGCATTCAAGCCAGAAATTAATTAATTTGGTTAATATGGTCTATGCCAGCATGGTAGGTGTTAATAGCATTAGTAGGTGCCCGCTAACAGTGTTGGTAGTATTGATTTGCCCTGAGGTAGAACCACTGTTTACTGGTAATAAAAAGGAGCCTTATCCTTGTGGCTCTCGCTGCCCAGCCCCAATAGCTGTGCAACAGACTGAGCTGGCAGGAAGGATCAAATTATTCATAAAGGAAACAAATATGCTTTTGAAATGACCCCACCCATTAGACTGGGTTTACTGCACGCAGGTAGAGCCACATCCTAAAACTCCCCACCTACCCCATGATCCTGGGAGTTCACTCCAGTTCTTACAGCATGGCCTGCAGCTCTCACCTCTTGGTGCCAATGGCATCCAGCTCATCAATGAAGATGATAGAAGGAGCTTTCTCCTTGGCCAGTGCAAAGGCATCTCGCACCAGCTTGGCTCCATCTCCAATGAACATCTGTACCAACTGTGGGCCAGCCAGCTTCAGGAATGTTGCCTGGAGGGTAGAGAACAAGTCAGTTATACAGCTCCTTCGCCCACATTGCACCAACTCTCTGCTCCCTTCACAGCACAGGTTGGAGCCTATCATGCCTtaccctagagcaggggttcccaaactgtggcacGAGGCATTTCTAGGGAGCATGCGGGAGAAATTGCATAACAgcggattttattttatttattgcattttcataataggCTACTCAGCTGAAGctttaaaactctgtgggaatttgttacctaaaatacagtagttaatttacttcaagatgtacCAATGAGAACACAGATCCACAGAGATGCTGACATCTAGCCTCCTCACCTCCAATCACCGGACAGTGCAGGTTCAGTTGCCCAGCAACTGTCCAGACTAACTGAGCTCATAACTTGGTCAGGGTTTTTTCCTGATGGTATGTCACACTATATCTGTACTTGAGagtgaaatatggacagatggCTAAAGACAGGTAATGTTAAGAAGAAAACACAAAGTATCAGTGAGAAGAAGGCTAGGAGTACATTGTCAGCTGGTAGATCTGGAAGGGGGTACGCAataagaaaagtttgggaacctctgccctAGGGGGATTCTGTTACTCAGATGACACCCTAGTGGGGCAGGTCTGTGCACTCAATCCCTCTTACCTTTGTCTGGGCAGCACATGCTCTAGCTAAGAGGGTCTTCCCTGTTCCAGGTGGCCCATACATGAGCACTCCTTTGGGGGGCTGGATACCCAGGTTTTCAAACTTCTCCTTATGATTCATTGGCAGGACAATGGCCTCCACCAGCTGcaagaacaaaaaaacattaagaaaagaaaactttttcCATCAGAGTCTCTACCTCTGCTGCTAATCCAGCCCTTAAGCTAAATCCCTAACCTCCGACGCCGTGGATCTAGACTGCCTCAATTTCAAACTCAAAtgcggcgggggggggtgggggggggggatctaccTGTAGGGATCATGTTATTCACAGACTGGACTCTAAGTACTTTTATGACCCCTATTactcatagtatctgagtgcctcacaatctttaatgtatttatcctcacaacaagcctatgaggtaaggaagtgctattatcctgaCGATACATATGGGAATCAGAgacacagaaagactaagtgtcttgtccaaggtcacacaggaagtctgtggaggagCAGAAAATTGAAAGTGGGATTCCCtgactaaccactagaccatccttcctccgcTTGTCACCTCTTGGATCTGTTTATCCAGCCCACCGATGTCACTGTACTGCTCTGTGGGCCTCTCATCCACCTCCATGGCTTTCACTCGTGAATCATATTCAGTAGGTAGGGTCTCCAGGATCAAGTAAGAATCCTTGTTCACACCCTGCAAACACAAAGGCAATAACTTAGACTGAAGTTTTCGATAAAGGCCCTTTCAGGCAACAACTAAGGAAGATAGTTCACCTACAGATGACTCACCGGGTcaggatattacagagataaATAGCTCATGCATCAGgactcaataaaaaaaaaaaattaatgatgcAGTTCTGTGACATGACAGGTTCTTAAGGTCTGGATGAGTTAAAAAGACTAGTAAGGCGTCTAGGCTTTAACTTGACATGATAAAGGCAAGGGGTTTATCaaggtattcaggtgcctaaaaatgcacAGACacacctagtgggatttacaaaaacAACTAAACAGGTtatgtgcctaagtcccattgacttaaatgggagttaggcatttaactgcatatttaggcacctaaatgcctttggaaatctggcccagtgtgccttgtctacactactttTCAAATGCATTAGTTAACACATGCTAATATCTCACCATTAAATCCTTGTCCAAACAAGGCCTTAGAAAAAATCTGCTTAGATCATTTCTTCATGAGAAAGTAATCCAGCCAAATACCAGATTCCCTGGCTAACATCATGTGATCAATATCCGACAGTTACATTGCAACCACTCACCACTAGGTCTCCAGGCTTTAGCTTCTCTGCATCAACTAACCCGATCACGGGCAGGAAATATGTCTGTGGGGAAGGAATCAATGTAAGCACAGCAACCaaacagggctgggcaaactatggcctgtgggctggatccggGCCCTCGGGACTTTGGATCCGGCCCTCAGGATTGCCACTTCTGTGGTGCCACGCTGCTCTGGGAAGCGGCCACACCATGTCCCTGCAACCCCTGGGGGTGGAAGAGCAGAGAACTCCACacactgctcttgcctgtgggtacctcccccaaagctcccattggccaggaacaggttaccgtggccaatgggaggttcgggggaggtacccacaggcaagggaaaCTCCCAGGGCCCTCAGCGCCCCCTCGACTTCCCGGAGTGGAGCAGCGtggctggggatggggacagcagcctgccctggccccagtgcgcgccgctgccaccccggagctgctctaggtaagtGGCGCCGGGCCGGAGgctgaacccctcctgcatcctgcatcctgcaccccaactccctcccctgagccccctgccgcatcccgcaccccaagtccctgccctgagcctcctcatGCAccgctcctctgccccaaccccttgccctgagccccttcctacacactgcaccccctcccacaccccaaccccctgccctgcaagcaatttccccacccagatgtggccctcggaccaaaaagtttgcccacccctgccctactaTCACTCCCCACATCTACACAAGTTCAGGCTCTCACCTGGCGTGTGGAGGTTTTAATCACAGCACACTTGCCCTTCCTCTGGGAATCCAGATCAATATTTGCTCCATCCTCTTCCTGGTCATTGGGGTCAACATCAAGTAGCTGAAGACCAGAAGAAAAGATATCATTagaaacagaatcaggcccatctaACCATCCCACTCCTGGATGACATCTCAAGGCGTCGGATATTGGGTTCCTAGCTCAAAATCACACAAAGCAGTGGAAACTAAACATCCCACTGTCTACCATCATCCACCAATGGTAGGATTATGCCTGTAGTTAAATCCCCTGGGAGAATTTAGA
The nucleotide sequence above comes from Caretta caretta isolate rCarCar2 chromosome 6, rCarCar1.hap1, whole genome shotgun sequence. Encoded proteins:
- the PSMC3 gene encoding 26S proteasome regulatory subunit 6A isoform X1, whose amino-acid sequence is MAVRMSLSRFGCCHVTNRRLRVFFPARQIRDGVGEEVLKMSTEEIVQRTRLLDSEIKIMKSEVLRVTHELQAMKDKIKENSEKIKVNKTLPYLVSNVIELLDVDPNDQEEDGANIDLDSQRKGKCAVIKTSTRQTYFLPVIGLVDAEKLKPGDLVGVNKDSYLILETLPTEYDSRVKAMEVDERPTEQYSDIGGLDKQIQELVEAIVLPMNHKEKFENLGIQPPKGVLMYGPPGTGKTLLARACAAQTKATFLKLAGPQLVQMFIGDGAKLVRDAFALAKEKAPSIIFIDELDAIGTKRFDSEKAGDREVQRTMLELLNQLDGFQPNTQVKVIAATNRVDILDPALLRSGRLDRKIEFPMPNEEARARIMQIHSRKMNVSPDVNYEELARCTDDFNGAQCKAVCVEAGMIALRRGATELTHEDYMEGILEVQAKKKANLQYYA
- the PSMC3 gene encoding 26S proteasome regulatory subunit 6A isoform X2 produces the protein MASVWDEAEDGVGEEVLKMSTEEIVQRTRLLDSEIKIMKSEVLRVTHELQAMKDKIKENSEKIKVNKTLPYLVSNVIELLDVDPNDQEEDGANIDLDSQRKGKCAVIKTSTRQTYFLPVIGLVDAEKLKPGDLVGVNKDSYLILETLPTEYDSRVKAMEVDERPTEQYSDIGGLDKQIQELVEAIVLPMNHKEKFENLGIQPPKGVLMYGPPGTGKTLLARACAAQTKATFLKLAGPQLVQMFIGDGAKLVRDAFALAKEKAPSIIFIDELDAIGTKRFDSEKAGDREVQRTMLELLNQLDGFQPNTQVKVIAATNRVDILDPALLRSGRLDRKIEFPMPNEEARARIMQIHSRKMNVSPDVNYEELARCTDDFNGAQCKAVCVEAGMIALRRGATELTHEDYMEGILEVQAKKKANLQYYA